In the genome of Cellvibrio sp. KY-YJ-3, one region contains:
- a CDS encoding helix-turn-helix domain-containing protein, whose protein sequence is MKHLLLNLHEVVIALTILETLILCIALGILPGGRKPSRRLLQLFFMLVIGTLTTTLITWNTSFQSISIAHYPWIPALLSACLLLQGPVLFFYLRSLSCERDVYQWRHGVHLLPALLAVGVIFAYDLSLHDWLPWHWAALTEADRAALAFVWFLVKCSPLIYVLACFYTEFRLRQQLKQMYSSIAERELRLADWVLGGFFIHWLWSFIAYFLGGYVSGETNDLLGIINNYLTVLLVNGLFLFGWRNTRELLQHELVVAVAPEKDRLQDIPQVDEKREAVARGIREQRLHLESQINLERFAEQIGIKPRELSTIINDHHQQNFFEFINTQRVEEAKRLLAAPECAGDTVLDILYKSGFNSQSAFHRFFKRITGMTPSEYRKQALPPVDSAPVQT, encoded by the coding sequence ATGAAACATCTCTTACTTAATTTGCATGAAGTGGTCATCGCCCTGACTATTTTGGAAACCCTGATCCTGTGTATTGCTCTGGGCATTTTGCCTGGCGGCAGGAAACCGTCACGTCGGTTGCTACAACTCTTTTTCATGCTGGTGATAGGAACGCTTACCACTACTCTCATCACCTGGAATACCAGCTTCCAGTCGATATCGATTGCTCATTACCCTTGGATACCTGCGCTGTTATCGGCTTGCCTCTTGTTGCAAGGGCCGGTGTTGTTCTTTTATTTGCGCTCACTGTCCTGTGAGCGCGACGTCTATCAGTGGCGCCATGGTGTGCATCTGTTGCCTGCCCTGTTGGCGGTGGGGGTTATTTTTGCTTATGACTTGAGTCTCCATGACTGGCTGCCCTGGCACTGGGCGGCCCTTACAGAGGCAGATCGTGCGGCCTTGGCTTTTGTGTGGTTCCTGGTCAAATGCTCGCCGCTCATTTATGTGCTCGCGTGTTTCTACACCGAGTTCCGTTTGCGTCAGCAGTTAAAACAAATGTACTCCAGCATCGCTGAGCGGGAATTGCGGCTGGCGGATTGGGTGTTGGGGGGATTTTTTATCCACTGGCTTTGGTCATTTATCGCCTATTTCCTGGGCGGTTATGTGAGCGGCGAGACCAATGACCTGCTGGGCATAATCAATAACTACCTCACGGTGCTGTTGGTGAATGGCCTGTTCCTGTTTGGCTGGCGCAATACCCGCGAGCTGCTGCAGCATGAATTGGTGGTGGCCGTAGCGCCGGAAAAAGACCGGTTACAGGATATTCCGCAGGTGGACGAAAAGCGCGAAGCGGTCGCGCGCGGTATTCGCGAACAGCGATTGCATTTGGAAAGCCAGATCAATCTGGAGCGATTTGCTGAACAGATTGGCATCAAGCCGCGCGAGCTATCGACCATTATCAATGACCATCACCAGCAGAATTTCTTTGAGTTCATCAATACCCAGCGGGTTGAAGAGGCCAAGCGGTTATTGGCTGCGCCTGAGTGCGCGGGCGATACGGTGCTGGACATTCTGTATAAATCCGGTTTTAACAGCCAATCGGCGTTTCATCGATTTTTTAAACGCATAACGGGAATGACGCCCTCGGAGTATCGCAAGCAAGCATTGCCGCCGGTTGACTCCGCGCCGGTTCAGACATAA
- a CDS encoding discoidin domain-containing protein, with amino-acid sequence MKLKHSASIHSLALAMFSLGAANTLATDYNDPWWASPNTNTSFVDQFDGVSINRNKWLVEQNIFVNGEDIDYQDVEYPAADWTFRVGQPDAGATDGKVLNLKARYMDGQIQDYYGGTAGQGKPLFIRAGRIESQITDDSTFVYGKFEARIKMPPARNAEFPAWWLLGNFPDVGWTACQELDIIEFTGANVSKAPQTHWSAPYPAYGGNPYGTTYAQLGISPSDEYVTYGVIKTPESVDYYINGVKTYSWTKAERGDQPWPYLTPMRMILNHAITHVEWPDVGNYNQFSTNANVANKTGYTRVNNGVTEYEYLDTAAMNANIGRAGTDFLVDYVAHWPLPTTDTWHKYIDESKYSFFRPTNNTKGFYSLKGWMAPVSVNADAYLQEGDNAYRDNSAKNAADGYVGSKWATPRDDNMHSVTIDYGVDKPIKYFWIEWSWNLPKSYDIFGKTASGNWEFILNSEQQSVGWATHTFDINKTYRYIKLVTKGRIDKAEPIWLLEFKAFEDVPNVYPKPAGTPVVDRTVNMLGNGNFADGLTGWGSENYDGAGATYSVINGEARITAATQGTGSGSYQLHTQGFGLKRNYRYQISFRARAETPRNIQLRLAENQLNPSPAGTYLLQTIALGTSMTSYSFNIDFTGGDNPGRLAFLLGAMGNATTYIDDVVIKEIAYIGSGDPLVPAITATDFSGASSGWETDWWGVAQRAVDGATGNKASGNDGVAEGQDLWVSVNIDANYEVKEVLVAGDKSAPRSLAQFKVEYGTANNTLIDWSNSNTDGAYESFSNFVAYPPANERRFRFWFRPPAGQLVEVADVQLMAVDLKPHRIYTINLDNGGSISPADTLRYSKNNTDSATYSFTPPPGGSVANVIVDGVSLGAMNSYTFNNIAASHTIAVAYNTTGASSSAASSSAPSSASSSSSSVAPVLLSQGRPVTASSNFQHAANAVDGNGGTRWESTHGVSPSWIMVDLGSSKNLSQVIIDWEAANAANYLVQASNNGMSWTTLKTITTGAFGDRTDTHSVAGNYRYVRIYATARSAGNQWGYSIWELKITGN; translated from the coding sequence ATGAAACTCAAACATTCGGCGAGTATCCATTCGCTGGCGCTGGCCATGTTCAGCCTCGGCGCGGCCAATACCCTTGCGACAGACTACAACGACCCCTGGTGGGCAAGCCCCAATACCAATACCAGTTTTGTCGACCAGTTCGATGGAGTGAGCATCAACCGCAACAAATGGTTGGTGGAGCAAAACATTTTTGTGAATGGCGAGGATATTGATTATCAGGATGTGGAATACCCCGCCGCTGACTGGACTTTTCGTGTCGGCCAACCCGATGCCGGTGCCACAGATGGCAAGGTACTCAACCTGAAAGCCCGCTATATGGATGGCCAGATCCAGGACTATTACGGTGGCACTGCCGGTCAGGGCAAGCCGCTGTTTATTCGCGCGGGCCGGATTGAATCGCAAATTACCGATGACTCCACCTTTGTGTATGGCAAATTTGAAGCGCGCATCAAAATGCCGCCGGCGCGCAACGCCGAATTCCCGGCCTGGTGGTTGTTGGGCAACTTTCCCGATGTGGGTTGGACTGCTTGCCAGGAGCTGGACATTATTGAGTTCACTGGCGCCAATGTCAGTAAAGCGCCGCAAACCCATTGGTCGGCGCCCTACCCGGCCTATGGCGGCAACCCTTATGGCACCACTTACGCGCAACTGGGCATTAGCCCAAGCGATGAATATGTCACTTACGGCGTGATCAAAACCCCGGAATCGGTCGATTACTACATCAACGGCGTTAAAACCTACAGCTGGACCAAAGCCGAGCGCGGCGACCAGCCCTGGCCTTACCTCACCCCCATGCGCATGATCCTCAACCACGCCATCACCCATGTGGAATGGCCGGACGTGGGCAATTACAACCAATTCAGCACCAACGCCAATGTGGCCAACAAAACCGGTTATACCCGCGTCAATAACGGTGTGACCGAGTATGAATATTTGGATACCGCCGCGATGAACGCCAATATCGGTCGTGCGGGCACGGATTTCCTGGTCGATTACGTTGCCCACTGGCCACTGCCGACCACCGACACTTGGCACAAGTACATCGACGAGAGCAAATACAGCTTCTTCCGCCCCACCAATAACACCAAAGGTTTCTATTCGCTGAAAGGCTGGATGGCGCCGGTGTCCGTCAACGCAGATGCTTACTTACAAGAAGGTGATAACGCCTACCGCGATAACAGCGCCAAAAATGCCGCTGACGGCTATGTCGGCTCCAAGTGGGCAACCCCGCGCGACGACAATATGCATTCAGTCACCATCGACTACGGCGTGGACAAACCCATCAAATACTTCTGGATTGAATGGAGCTGGAACCTGCCCAAGTCTTACGACATCTTCGGTAAAACTGCGTCCGGCAACTGGGAATTTATCCTCAATTCAGAGCAGCAAAGTGTGGGTTGGGCGACACATACTTTTGATATAAACAAGACCTATCGCTACATCAAACTGGTCACCAAAGGTCGCATAGATAAAGCCGAGCCAATTTGGCTGCTGGAATTCAAAGCCTTTGAGGATGTGCCCAATGTATACCCCAAACCAGCGGGTACACCGGTGGTGGATCGCACCGTCAATATGCTTGGCAACGGCAACTTTGCCGACGGCCTGACCGGTTGGGGGAGCGAGAACTACGACGGTGCAGGCGCGACCTATAGCGTTATCAATGGTGAAGCGCGCATTACCGCCGCCACGCAAGGCACCGGGTCTGGCTCCTACCAGTTGCACACCCAGGGGTTTGGCCTGAAGCGCAACTATCGCTACCAGATCAGCTTCCGCGCCCGCGCTGAAACGCCGCGCAACATCCAACTGCGTCTGGCGGAAAACCAATTGAATCCATCACCGGCCGGAACCTATTTGCTGCAGACCATCGCCCTTGGTACCAGCATGACCAGCTACAGCTTTAACATCGATTTTACCGGTGGCGATAACCCCGGCCGCCTCGCCTTCCTGCTTGGCGCCATGGGTAATGCAACGACCTACATCGATGATGTGGTGATTAAAGAAATCGCCTACATAGGCTCCGGTGACCCGCTGGTTCCGGCAATTACCGCCACCGATTTCAGCGGCGCCAGCAGTGGCTGGGAAACTGACTGGTGGGGCGTAGCGCAACGCGCGGTGGATGGTGCAACCGGCAACAAAGCCAGCGGTAACGATGGTGTCGCCGAAGGTCAGGACTTGTGGGTGAGCGTGAACATCGATGCCAACTATGAAGTGAAAGAGGTACTGGTAGCGGGCGATAAATCCGCACCGCGCAGCCTCGCGCAGTTCAAAGTGGAATACGGCACCGCTAACAACACCCTGATCGACTGGAGCAACAGCAATACCGATGGCGCCTATGAAAGCTTCAGCAACTTCGTCGCCTACCCACCCGCGAATGAACGTCGCTTCCGCTTCTGGTTCCGCCCACCGGCAGGTCAATTGGTGGAAGTGGCCGATGTGCAGTTGATGGCCGTCGACCTGAAGCCCCACCGCATCTACACCATTAATTTGGACAACGGTGGCAGCATCAGCCCGGCGGACACCTTGCGCTACAGCAAAAACAACACCGATTCCGCGACCTACAGCTTCACACCGCCACCGGGTGGATCGGTCGCCAATGTGATAGTGGACGGCGTATCGCTCGGCGCTATGAACAGTTACACCTTCAATAATATTGCTGCCAGCCACACCATCGCCGTCGCTTACAACACCACTGGCGCCAGCTCATCGGCGGCCAGCTCCAGTGCCCCCTCCTCTGCCTCGTCCAGCAGTTCGAGTGTGGCACCGGTATTGTTATCCCAAGGCCGTCCGGTTACTGCCAGCAGCAACTTTCAACACGCAGCCAATGCAGTGGATGGCAACGGCGGCACGCGCTGGGAATCCACCCACGGTGTCAGCCCCAGTTGGATCATGGTGGATTTGGGCAGCAGCAAAAACCTGAGCCAGGTGATTATTGATTGGGAAGCGGCCAACGCCGCCAACTATCTGGTGCAGGCATCCAACAACGGCATGAGCTGGACCACCTTGAAAACCATCACCACTGGCGCCTTTGGTGATCGCACCGACACCCACAGCGTTGCAGGCAACTACCGCTATGTGCGCATTTATGCCACGGCACGCAGCGCAGGAAACCAATGGGGTTATTCAATTTGGGAACTGAAAATAACGGGTAATTAA
- a CDS encoding PEP-CTERM sorting domain-containing protein (PEP-CTERM proteins occur, often in large numbers, in the proteomes of bacteria that also encode an exosortase, a predicted intramembrane cysteine proteinase. The presence of a PEP-CTERM domain at a protein's C-terminus predicts cleavage within the sorting domain, followed by covalent anchoring to some some component of the (usually Gram-negative) cell surface. Many PEP-CTERM proteins exhibit an unusual sequence composition that includes large numbers of potential glycosylation sites. Expression of one such protein has been shown restore the ability of a bacterium to form floc, a type of biofilm.), producing the protein MKKIHSLLLSAIFSIAIFSSAAHAAVITFDDLPATEADAIHNGYHGFNWGADFMTSVAYINKNTLLGTGFASGVVSGDYAAFNNFATTSTISSNLFDFNGVYLTAAWNEGLLIEVTGFLDNLALFTTTVTVSTQQAQWFDFNFIGINQLSFRSWGGTSNNPDEGGEHFVMDNFTYNESTSTSVPESSSLALLLLGAAGILLGRKTKKP; encoded by the coding sequence ATGAAAAAAATTCACTCACTTTTATTATCTGCAATTTTTTCTATCGCCATTTTCAGCAGCGCCGCCCACGCCGCTGTCATTACCTTTGATGATTTACCCGCAACCGAAGCCGATGCGATTCACAATGGTTATCACGGTTTCAATTGGGGTGCAGACTTTATGACCAGCGTAGCCTACATCAACAAAAATACTTTGCTCGGCACCGGCTTTGCTTCGGGGGTTGTGTCAGGTGATTACGCCGCGTTTAATAATTTCGCAACCACCAGCACTATTAGTAGCAATCTGTTTGATTTTAACGGCGTCTATTTAACTGCCGCGTGGAATGAAGGTTTATTGATTGAAGTCACTGGTTTTTTAGACAACCTTGCCCTCTTCACCACAACCGTCACGGTCAGTACACAACAGGCGCAATGGTTCGATTTTAATTTTATCGGCATCAACCAACTCAGCTTTCGCTCCTGGGGCGGAACCTCCAATAATCCCGACGAAGGCGGCGAACATTTTGTGATGGATAATTTCACCTACAACGAATCTACCAGCACATCAGTACCCGAATCATCATCACTCGCCTTATTGCTACTCGGCGCCGCCGGTATTTTATTAGGCCGCAAAACCAAAAAACCCTGA